Proteins from a genomic interval of Treponema succinifaciens DSM 2489:
- a CDS encoding serine hydrolase domain-containing protein: protein MKATVLFSALALAGSLGFAQNYPTAEQTVPDVMGWMKGFPPSQEKTLHASDGSFFEFPALRYSVNHMREFFPTRNVSSGNGKKYQLKTKLDPAIGNVTFTPWDSDKTMTFEESLGANYTDGIIVMHKGKIVYEKYPAGLKPDGLHAAMSVSKSFTGTIASILVAEGKLEPSKKVVEYIPELKDSGFADATVQEVMDMTTAVKYSEDYNNPNAEIWAYSVAGNVFRPADYTGPQNYYEYLATVKKLPDSEHGDAFGYRTVNTELLAWICSRVTGQGLADMVSGMIWKPLGAHYDGYYQVDPSGIAFAGGGFDLNLRDMAAFGEMMRNGGRLNGRQVIPEIAVNYIATGGSSDEYKATFAKGDYPKLQGWSYHNMWWITNNSHGAYMARGVHGQAIYIDPAAQMVIARFASTYYASNKYIDPLSIPAYEAVAEYLLNK from the coding sequence ATGAAAGCAACCGTTTTATTTTCCGCGCTGGCTTTGGCTGGCTCTCTTGGCTTTGCCCAGAATTATCCTACCGCAGAGCAGACCGTGCCCGACGTTATGGGCTGGATGAAAGGATTTCCGCCGTCTCAGGAAAAAACGCTTCATGCTTCGGACGGATCGTTCTTTGAGTTTCCGGCTTTGCGCTACAGCGTGAACCACATGAGGGAGTTTTTTCCTACACGGAATGTCTCGTCAGGCAATGGCAAAAAATATCAGCTAAAGACAAAGCTTGACCCGGCAATTGGAAACGTAACATTCACACCGTGGGATTCAGACAAGACGATGACTTTTGAAGAGTCGCTTGGTGCGAATTATACAGACGGAATCATAGTCATGCACAAGGGAAAAATCGTCTATGAAAAATACCCGGCAGGCTTAAAGCCGGACGGACTTCACGCGGCGATGTCGGTGAGCAAATCGTTTACTGGAACAATCGCTTCTATTCTTGTTGCTGAAGGCAAACTTGAGCCGTCAAAGAAAGTCGTTGAATACATTCCAGAGCTAAAGGATTCAGGCTTCGCGGATGCGACTGTCCAAGAGGTTATGGACATGACGACCGCGGTAAAATACAGCGAGGACTACAACAACCCGAACGCGGAAATCTGGGCTTACTCTGTGGCAGGAAACGTGTTCCGCCCGGCAGACTACACAGGCCCGCAGAATTACTACGAATACCTTGCAACTGTAAAAAAACTTCCTGATTCAGAACACGGAGACGCTTTCGGCTACAGAACCGTGAACACAGAGCTTCTTGCCTGGATTTGCTCGCGCGTAACAGGGCAGGGGCTTGCTGATATGGTTTCCGGGATGATTTGGAAGCCTCTTGGCGCGCATTACGACGGCTACTACCAGGTTGACCCTTCTGGAATCGCGTTTGCAGGCGGCGGCTTTGACTTGAACCTTCGCGATATGGCGGCTTTCGGCGAGATGATGAGAAACGGCGGAAGGCTGAACGGCAGGCAGGTTATTCCTGAAATAGCTGTAAACTACATTGCGACCGGAGGCTCTTCCGATGAGTACAAGGCAACGTTTGCAAAAGGCGATTATCCGAAATTGCAGGGCTGGAGCTATCACAATATGTGGTGGATTACGAACAACTCGCACGGTGCATACATGGCGCGCGGCGTTCATGGGCAGGCAATCTACATTGATCCGGCGGCGCAGATGGTTATTGCGCGCTTTGCCTCGACTTACTACGCCTCGAACAAGTACATCGACCCGCTTTCAATTCCGGCTTACGAGGCTGTCGCGGAATATCTTTTGAACAAGTAA
- a CDS encoding DNA-binding domain-containing protein, whose product MAKKYVWSIVLRPNPFTQDNDRDQLADVVPAAAKRDEDIADAIVAEGSEIKKETILNILSLRNKKVFEYALSGCTYSNEVGSLSPRVSGVFEDINSVFDTALHKCSFDIMPSASLRAETSKISVKVTGCKDSGGAVIGAVTNTLTGNKDGTVQIGDDVIIEGEKIKIQDEADTEQGVFFVDMEGNEHRVTRKLTANKPSRLIARVPSSVAEGNVSLIIRTRYTGSSVNILKNLRELRYAYELKAVKA is encoded by the coding sequence ATGGCTAAAAAGTATGTCTGGAGCATTGTGCTCAGACCAAACCCGTTTACACAGGACAATGACCGCGACCAGCTTGCGGACGTTGTGCCTGCTGCGGCAAAGCGCGACGAGGACATCGCGGATGCGATTGTTGCAGAAGGAAGCGAAATCAAGAAGGAGACAATTCTGAATATCCTTTCGCTTAGGAACAAAAAAGTCTTTGAGTATGCTCTTTCCGGCTGCACTTACTCAAACGAAGTGGGAAGCCTTTCTCCAAGGGTTTCAGGAGTATTCGAGGACATAAACTCCGTGTTCGACACTGCGCTACACAAGTGCTCGTTCGACATTATGCCTTCCGCCAGCCTGCGCGCTGAAACTTCCAAAATCAGTGTAAAGGTAACTGGATGCAAGGATTCAGGAGGAGCGGTAATCGGAGCGGTTACCAATACGCTTACAGGCAACAAGGATGGCACAGTTCAGATTGGAGACGATGTCATCATCGAAGGTGAAAAAATCAAGATCCAGGACGAAGCCGATACAGAGCAGGGAGTATTCTTTGTTGACATGGAAGGCAATGAGCACCGAGTAACCCGCAAGCTCACCGCAAACAAGCCGTCCCGGCTCATAGCCCGCGTTCCGTCAAGCGTAGCCGAAGGCAATGTTTCGCTCATAATCAGAACAAGGTATACAGGAAGCAGTGTAAATATCTTAAAGAATTTACGTGAACTCCGATATGCCTATGAACTAAAAGCAGTAAAGGCGTAG
- a CDS encoding glycoside hydrolase family 2, whose product MKRVWENPEIQSVNRLPMRSPLVPYESSQKSQIEAAIGPESCEVPTSSFFKSLDGEWDFCFFDSPEHEPDEKTEWQKIKVPLSWTMQGFSSPHYTNIQMPFDCVPPFVPQKNPTGYYKLNVSLPEKWNGRRIVLHIGSAESVAIVYVNGTEAGVSKDTRLPCEFDITDFIKGSSAEIVIKVVRWSDASYVEDQDQWWFGGIHRSVYLYSTEKVFIQDAKALTYIDFSGEEPKGVIPLEVAIATSQAKYKTQTEVDKMQFDVEYKVCRIEGTPSTGIPGKEVASGKIPCSLDVRNTLSLAKKDIVIENPALWTNETPSLYLVTVSLLEKNGRHIESSSFTVGFKSVEIKRRELLFNSKKVYIHGVNRHEHNESNAKTLSTAEMVHDIKTLKKYNFNAVRTCHYPDDERWYELCDRYGIYILDEANIENHAYYDVMSRSEEWLNSYIQRVQRMAIRDKNHACIFGWSLGNESGNGQNHWATAAWLRGYDSTRIVHYEGFVRPQIHQGDFTLDCLANGKQLTDLIAPMYPSIDLIVDYATKRDDWRPLIMCEYSHAMGNANGSLADYWNAIESTQGLQGGFIWDWIDQGIAAYAPEGKLGESKGGKYWKYGGDFEDSPCDYDFCLNGLNFPDQTPKPAMEECRRLFAPVRLKAIHAAQGIFEVKSKAFFVPLDFLSLKWSCLVDGTAKASGEIPLKELLPGKTMHIELPQVCECVLNADSRAEIVFHADFVYAEQTPWALKGELCSSDEELICTGRTCFADSASCVSTEAEQLALSLAPAVFHAYTENEGIKALYDKVDSDNVPGCFIGKPTKLWMDCALDKSHGVKDSHGVFHIVSEKDGKKFDFGTCSCAIKKAWQEDNSFMEICADFSLNSTVPEYPRIGLEASVSSAFTKAKWYGCGPHECYSDRKYSALKGLYEMDIKDLEVPYIVPQENGLRCGVKYLELSGGGKTLHVQSDTEFSFSLLPYTAQDLYKCHHTSELVDLSKGSEGKWILVIDAAHRGVGTGACGPDTLEQYRVRPGTYKLNLRIW is encoded by the coding sequence ATGAAAAGAGTTTGGGAGAATCCAGAAATACAATCAGTAAACAGGCTGCCAATGAGAAGCCCGCTTGTTCCTTATGAGTCGTCGCAAAAGTCGCAGATTGAGGCTGCCATAGGACCTGAATCCTGTGAAGTGCCTACAAGCTCCTTCTTTAAAAGCCTGGACGGAGAATGGGACTTTTGCTTCTTCGATTCCCCGGAACATGAGCCGGACGAAAAGACTGAGTGGCAGAAGATAAAAGTGCCTCTTTCCTGGACAATGCAGGGCTTCAGCTCTCCGCATTACACGAACATCCAGATGCCGTTTGACTGCGTGCCTCCGTTTGTGCCGCAAAAGAATCCCACTGGCTACTATAAGCTGAATGTGAGCTTGCCCGAAAAATGGAATGGCCGCCGTATAGTTCTGCATATCGGCTCTGCGGAAAGCGTTGCGATTGTATACGTGAACGGAACTGAAGCCGGCGTTTCAAAGGACACAAGGCTTCCTTGCGAATTCGACATAACTGATTTCATAAAAGGCTCGTCCGCTGAAATTGTTATAAAGGTTGTGCGCTGGTCAGACGCCTCCTATGTTGAAGACCAAGACCAGTGGTGGTTCGGCGGAATCCACAGAAGCGTCTACCTTTACTCAACTGAAAAAGTTTTCATTCAGGATGCAAAGGCGTTGACATACATTGACTTTTCAGGCGAAGAGCCGAAGGGCGTGATTCCACTTGAAGTCGCCATTGCAACATCGCAAGCCAAGTACAAGACACAGACAGAAGTGGACAAAATGCAGTTTGATGTGGAATACAAAGTCTGCCGCATTGAAGGAACTCCATCAACAGGAATCCCCGGAAAAGAAGTGGCGTCCGGCAAAATTCCGTGCAGCCTCGATGTGCGCAACACCCTTTCGCTTGCAAAGAAAGACATTGTAATTGAAAACCCTGCTCTTTGGACTAACGAAACGCCGTCGCTTTATCTTGTAACTGTAAGTCTTCTGGAAAAGAACGGAAGGCATATAGAAAGCTCTTCATTTACAGTTGGGTTTAAGTCCGTGGAAATAAAGCGGCGCGAGCTTCTGTTCAATTCCAAGAAAGTCTACATCCACGGAGTGAACCGCCACGAGCACAACGAGTCCAATGCCAAGACTCTTTCCACTGCGGAAATGGTTCACGACATAAAGACTCTCAAGAAATACAACTTCAATGCGGTGCGCACCTGCCATTACCCGGACGATGAACGCTGGTACGAACTTTGCGACCGCTACGGAATCTACATCCTTGATGAGGCGAACATCGAAAACCACGCATACTATGATGTTATGAGCCGCAGCGAGGAATGGCTCAACTCATATATCCAGAGAGTGCAGCGAATGGCAATCCGCGACAAGAACCACGCCTGCATCTTCGGCTGGTCTTTAGGAAACGAAAGCGGCAACGGACAGAACCACTGGGCAACAGCCGCCTGGCTTAGAGGCTACGACAGCACGCGCATTGTGCATTACGAAGGCTTTGTGCGCCCGCAGATTCATCAGGGAGACTTCACTCTTGACTGCCTTGCAAACGGAAAACAGCTTACCGACCTCATTGCCCCGATGTATCCGAGCATCGACCTGATTGTAGACTATGCCACAAAGCGCGACGACTGGCGGCCTTTAATCATGTGCGAATATTCCCACGCAATGGGAAACGCAAACGGAAGCCTTGCAGACTACTGGAATGCGATTGAGTCAACCCAGGGGCTTCAGGGAGGCTTTATCTGGGACTGGATAGACCAAGGAATAGCAGCCTATGCCCCGGAAGGAAAGCTTGGTGAAAGTAAGGGTGGAAAATACTGGAAGTACGGAGGTGACTTTGAAGATAGCCCTTGCGACTACGACTTTTGCCTTAACGGACTGAACTTCCCTGACCAGACCCCTAAGCCTGCAATGGAAGAATGCCGCCGTCTTTTTGCACCTGTACGCCTTAAAGCCATCCATGCCGCCCAGGGAATCTTTGAAGTTAAAAGCAAGGCTTTCTTTGTTCCGCTGGACTTCTTAAGCTTAAAATGGTCATGCCTAGTTGACGGAACTGCAAAGGCATCGGGTGAGATTCCGCTTAAAGAACTTCTCCCTGGAAAAACAATGCATATTGAGCTTCCTCAAGTGTGTGAGTGCGTGCTTAACGCAGACAGCCGCGCTGAAATAGTGTTCCATGCCGACTTTGTTTATGCAGAACAGACACCTTGGGCTTTAAAAGGCGAACTGTGCAGTTCAGACGAAGAACTGATTTGCACCGGCAGGACTTGCTTTGCAGACAGCGCCTCTTGCGTTTCCACGGAAGCCGAGCAGCTTGCCTTGAGCCTTGCGCCTGCAGTGTTCCATGCCTACACCGAAAATGAGGGAATAAAAGCCCTCTACGACAAAGTTGACAGCGACAATGTGCCCGGCTGCTTTATCGGAAAGCCTACTAAGCTCTGGATGGACTGTGCGCTTGACAAGTCCCATGGCGTAAAAGACTCGCATGGTGTATTCCATATAGTTTCAGAGAAGGACGGAAAGAAGTTTGACTTTGGAACTTGCTCTTGCGCTATAAAGAAGGCATGGCAGGAAGACAATTCATTCATGGAAATATGCGCTGACTTCAGCCTGAACAGTACAGTGCCGGAATATCCACGTATTGGTCTTGAAGCTTCTGTTAGCAGCGCATTTACAAAGGCAAAATGGTACGGATGCGGTCCCCACGAATGCTATAGCGACAGAAAGTATTCCGCGCTCAAAGGCTTGTACGAAATGGACATAAAAGACCTTGAGGTGCCTTACATTGTTCCGCAGGAAAACGGACTAAGGTGCGGCGTAAAGTACCTTGAGCTTTCAGGAGGCGGAAAGACACTGCACGTACAGTCGGACACAGAATTCAGCTTTAGCCTCTTGCCGTACACAGCTCAGGACTTGTACAAGTGCCACCACACAAGCGAACTGGTTGACCTGTCCAAAGGAAGTGAAGGCAAGTGGATTCTAGTAATAGACGCCGCCCACCGAGGAGTAGGAACAGGAGCCTGCGGTCCGGACACCCTTGAGCAGTACCGCGTCCGCCCCGGCACATACAAGCTGAACCTAAGAATCTGGTAA
- a CDS encoding ABC transporter substrate-binding protein, whose amino-acid sequence MKLVYKIMTAAVVSAGLFFMGGCSKAEQEKQLTVWCWDPQFNIYAMNTAAEIYQREHPDVKVNVVETPWADLQQKLITSLSANDTKSLPDIILCQDTAMQKNISNYPNAFYPLDGKVDISQFAQFKVGYGEFKGKHYSVPFDNGATATFIRTDILEKAGLKPSDFNDITWRQFLELGKIVKAKAGVPLLSYVGTEPDCIFIMLQSAGKWVFDENGNPSMVGNEALKEAVSVYSEMIKEGVCITVSDWNAYIASIQNSSVAATINGCWIAGSITNQPAQKGKWAVVNTPRLDNIPGATNYSNQGGSSWMVMKSSKNAEIACDFLNKTFAGSTELYETILPTSGAIATWLPASKTSVYDQPNDFFAGQKIYKDIVDYAGKIPQVKYGVYNYEARDAIGVVVSDILTGKKTIDQGIEEAEKQVKFLMGL is encoded by the coding sequence ATGAAATTGGTTTATAAAATTATGACCGCGGCTGTAGTTTCAGCCGGCTTATTTTTCATGGGAGGATGCAGCAAGGCTGAGCAGGAAAAGCAGCTTACAGTCTGGTGCTGGGATCCGCAGTTCAATATTTACGCAATGAACACAGCAGCTGAAATATACCAGAGGGAACATCCAGATGTTAAAGTAAATGTAGTTGAAACACCTTGGGCAGACTTGCAGCAGAAACTTATTACTTCACTTTCAGCAAATGACACAAAATCACTTCCTGACATCATCCTTTGCCAAGACACAGCAATGCAGAAAAATATATCAAACTATCCGAACGCATTTTATCCTTTGGACGGAAAAGTTGACATAAGCCAGTTCGCGCAGTTCAAGGTTGGCTACGGAGAGTTCAAAGGCAAGCACTATTCAGTTCCATTTGACAACGGAGCAACAGCTACATTCATCAGAACTGACATTCTTGAAAAAGCCGGACTCAAGCCTTCTGACTTCAACGATATAACCTGGAGACAGTTCCTTGAGCTTGGAAAAATTGTAAAGGCAAAAGCCGGTGTTCCGCTTCTTTCTTATGTAGGAACAGAACCTGACTGTATTTTCATTATGCTTCAGAGCGCGGGAAAATGGGTTTTTGACGAGAACGGAAATCCTTCTATGGTCGGAAATGAGGCGCTTAAGGAAGCTGTTTCAGTTTATTCAGAAATGATAAAGGAAGGCGTTTGCATTACAGTTTCTGACTGGAACGCATACATCGCAAGCATTCAGAATAGCTCGGTTGCGGCAACTATCAACGGATGCTGGATTGCAGGTTCAATCACAAATCAGCCGGCACAGAAAGGAAAATGGGCAGTTGTAAACACACCAAGGCTCGACAACATTCCTGGCGCAACAAACTATTCAAACCAGGGCGGCTCAAGCTGGATGGTTATGAAAAGCTCAAAGAATGCCGAAATTGCCTGCGACTTCTTGAACAAGACTTTTGCCGGAAGCACAGAACTTTACGAAACAATTCTTCCAACTTCTGGAGCAATTGCAACATGGCTTCCTGCATCAAAGACTTCTGTCTATGACCAGCCAAATGATTTCTTTGCAGGCCAGAAAATCTACAAGGACATTGTTGACTACGCCGGAAAAATTCCGCAGGTAAAATACGGAGTTTACAACTACGAAGCAAGAGACGCGATTGGAGTTGTTGTAAGCGACATTCTTACAGGAAAGAAAACCATTGACCAGGGAATAG